The following are encoded together in the Thunnus thynnus chromosome 15, fThuThy2.1, whole genome shotgun sequence genome:
- the LOC137198882 gene encoding zinc finger protein 271-like — MSRFQELKDLFKQRLINAARGDLFGHFERSISGVEKEIDHKRKLLDLVLNPDMKLQRADIQQLLESKEEVPPEQQERSSSLDQEDPEPPHIKEEQEELWTSQEGEQLQGLEEADITEFTFSPVPVKTEDDEEKPQSSQLHQRQTEQMETQADGEDCGGSEPARNSHPDGHLQPDTDDKDSNLSGTESDDCDKYWKDPDSRSFHCSVCGKTFAMRGHLNVHMRTHTGKKPYSCSVCGKCFVQKSGLDYHLKIHTGEKPFSCSVCGKSFTQKSGLDYHLKTHTGEKPFSCSVCGKKFAHKGTLNYHMATHTGEKQFSCSVCNKRFRAKTHLKIHKCVGEFSQRYLEKHKKPLNCSECDETFPNNYLLKTHMRMHKGKKLFPCSVCGQKWQFRSHLEVHMRTHTGEKPYSCPVCGKKFTQKGIMVQHMAVHSEVKPFSCSDCGKRFSWHYQIKKHKCCRKFWQPGQMYFNGKGCAGSKPDTYTKTKVSFETDDTVDIDFWKETRQHQLGVTYQRNKKVSVSDKGCKTDKKTSSSSVCNNRSEDSRTGEKPFCCLFCGKGFATAGYLTRHISIHTGEKLHNCIICEKRFTSESELISHECDGESSQLYQSQTEEQITARGESLSYHMTCHSEEKPSRCSVCNKGFSSSEALVKHMRIHTGQTQFSCLICDKRFAWRRNLTKHMEVHAKEKNYICNVCDERFTWHHQLNEHKCVGESSQLHPSQTGWNREAEPLASSSAEQMEADGQNCGGSEPDPDRHLQPDTDDSADSDFWKDTRKHCSDDKESFKSNDCDIWKESTQQKQPKSLSQYMSVAKQEDPEPPHIKEEQEELWTNEEEEQLPLASRSAEEREMKTEADGSEPARNSHPDRHLQPDTDDSADSDFWKETREPQLNSLKNNDISESIMGCNPVNKPYSCPECGKRFHQNCHMNNHRRSHTGEGSFTCSVCGKKCPYKSHLQIHMRTHTGEKPFTCPICGQRYAHKGTMQSHMAVHAMEKQYSCNICYKSFAWYTELKYHQCVG; from the coding sequence ACATCCAGCAGCTGTTGGAGAGTAAAGAAGAGGTTCCCCCTGAGCAGCAGGAGAGGAGCTCCAGTCTGGACCAGGAGGACCCAGAGCCCCCacacattaaagaggaacaggaggaactctGGACCAGtcaggagggagagcagcttCAAGGACTGGAGGAGGCTGATATCACCGAGTTCACATTCAGTCCTGTCCCTGTGAAGactgaagatgatgaagagaaacctcagtcctcacagcttcatcaaagacaaactgaacagaTGGAAACACAAGCTGATGGAGAGGACTGTGGAGGATCAGAACCAGCCAGGAACTCGCATCCAGATGGACATTTACAACCAGACACTGATGACAAGGATTCTAACCTTTCTGGAACTGAGAGTGATGACTGTGATAAATACTGGAAGGATCCCGACAGCCGATCATttcactgctctgtgtgtggTAAAACATTTGCAATGAGGGGACATTTGAACGTACACATGAGAACTCATACAGGGAAAAAGCCCTATAGTTGCTCCGTGTGTGGTAAATGTTTTGTACAAAAATCAGGTCTGGACTACCACCTGAAAATTCATACAGGAGAGAAACCATTCAGTTGCTCAGTTTGTGGTAAATCTTTTACTCAGAAATCAGGTCTGGACTaccacctgaaaacacacacaggagagaaaccatTCAGTTGCTCAGTTTGTGGTAAAAAGTTTGCACACAAAGGAACTCTAAACTACCACATGGCAACTCATACGGGGGAGAAACAATTCAGTTGCAGCGTTTGTAATAAAAGATTCAGAGCAAAGACACACCTCAAAATCCACAAGTGTGTCGGTGAGTTTTCACAACGTTACCTTGAGAAACACAAGAAACCACTGAACTGTTCTGagtgtgatgaaacatttcctAACAATTACCTCCTGAAAACCCACATGAGAATGCATAAAGGAAAGAAACTATTTCCTTGCTCAGTTTGTGGTCAAAAATGGCAGTTTAGGTCTCACTTGGAGGTGCACATGAGAAcccacacaggagagaaaccgtACAGTTGCCCTGTGTGTGGTAAAAAATTTACACAAAAAGGAATTATGGTGCAACACATGGCAGTCCACTCAGAGGTGAAACCGTTCAGCTGCAGTGACTGTGGTAAAAGATTCTCTTGGCATTATCAGATCAAAAAACACAAGTGTTGTCGCAAGTTCTGGCAGCCAGGTCAGATGTACTTCAATGGAAAGGGCTGTGCAGGATCAAAACCAGATACTTACACAAAGACTAAAGTGTCCTTTGAAACCGATGACACTGTTGACATTGATTTTTGGAAAGAGACCAGGCAACATCAGTTAGGCGTCacttatcagagaaataaaaaagtatcTGTAAGTGATAAAGGATGTAAAACTGATAAGAAAACAtctagcagctctgtgtgtaATAACAGATCTGAAGACAGCCGTACAGGTGAGAAACcgttttgttgcttgttttgtggGAAAGGATTTGCGACAGCAGGATATCTGACAAGACACATATCTATCCATACTGGAGAAAAACTGCACAATTGCATCAtttgtgagaaaagattcactTCGGAGTCGGAGCTCATAAGCCACGAGTGTGATGGTGAGTCCTCACAGCTTTATCAAAGCCAAACTGAGGAACAGATCACTGCCAGAGGTGAAAGCTTAAGTTACCACATGACATGTCACTCAGAGGAAAAGCCTTCCCGCTGTTCAGTTTGTAACAAAGGTTTTAGCTCGAGTGAGGCGTTAGTCAAACACATGAGAATCCACACCGGACAAACTCAGTTTAGTTGCTTGATTTGTGATAAAAGATTCGCATGGAGAAGGAATCTGACAAAACACATGGAAGTTCACGCAAAGGAGAAAAACTACATTTGCAATGTCTGTGACGAAAGATTCACTTGGCATCATCAGCTCAATGAACATAAGTGTGTCGGTGAGTCCTCACAGCTTCATCCAAGTCAGACTGGGTGGAACAGAGAGGCAGAACCTCTGGCCAGCAGCTCAGCTGAACAGATGGAAGCTGATGGACAGAACTGTGGAGGATCAGAACCGGATCCAGATAGACATTTACAACCAGATACTGATGACAGCGCTGACAGTGATTTTTGGAAGGACACCAGGAAACACTGCTCTGATGACAAGGAATCTTTTAAGAGCAACGACTGTGATATTTGGAAAGAGAGCAcgcaacaaaaacaaccaaaaagtcTGAGCCAATACATGTCAGTGGCAAAGCAGGAGGACCCAGAGCCTCCacacattaaagaggaacaAGAGGAACTCTGGACtaatgaggaggaagagcagctTCCTCTGGCCAGCAGATcagctgaagagagagagatgaaaacagaagCTGATGGATCAGAACCAGCCAGGAACTCGCATCCAGATAGACATTTACAACCTGATACTGACGACAGTGCTGACAGTGATTTCTGGAAGGAGACCAGAGAACCACAATTAAATTCtttgaaaaataatgacatcTCTGAAAGTATAATGGGATGTAATCCAGTAAATAAACCATATAGCTGCCCTGAGTGTGGCAAAAGATTTCACCAGAATTGCCATATGAATAACCACAGGAGATCTCATACGGGAGAGGGCTCGTTTACATGCTCAGTTTGTGGTAAAAAATGTCCTTACAAGTCCCATCTGCAGATCCACATGAGGACTCATACAGGAGAGAAACCATTCACTTGCCCAATCTGTGGTCAAAGATATGCACATAAGGGAACTATGCAATCACACATGGCCGTCCACGCTATGGAAAAACAATACAGCTGCAATATTTGTTACAAAAGTTTTGCTTGGTATACAGAGCTGAAATACCATCAGTGTGTCGGTTAG